A section of the Verrucomicrobium sp. GAS474 genome encodes:
- a CDS encoding glycosyltransferase family 9 protein → MSRLLPETFRSRANYALALASEALRPALWAMGRLLAGSPLPRKEWKRGVLIGADHIGDILYRTAALPTLAAATPGCAWSWFAGPPSHEIIEADPVVNGRCVLLPDGVEETRFSQLVTKLREGKYDVAVCYDTGRYWKFLLAAACAGIPTRVGYTHKGFSGLVTYPIQIHWPQAFSAYFRDLVSQLAEVSVARDLRPRLSSSMESRAVATRFWEEKGLSEKKRVLACAFFTRQKNAGERFADFAEVARRVQARTGISLCFLASASEREELEFQMRKESLSGIIAAGELGLLAAGALLQGCSALLATDSGVRHLGNAAGIPVVFLRNLGSHRIETGAYSDTEIDATRTDGTGLDIENAERVLCEIMEAGKVS, encoded by the coding sequence GTGAGTCGCCTCCTCCCAGAGACCTTCCGCAGCCGGGCCAACTACGCTCTGGCCTTGGCATCGGAGGCCCTGCGACCGGCGCTCTGGGCCATGGGACGCCTCCTGGCCGGCTCCCCGCTTCCCCGGAAGGAATGGAAACGGGGCGTCCTCATCGGGGCCGACCACATCGGCGACATCCTCTACCGCACCGCCGCGCTCCCCACCCTCGCCGCCGCCACCCCCGGCTGCGCCTGGAGCTGGTTCGCCGGTCCTCCCTCCCACGAAATCATCGAGGCCGATCCTGTAGTGAATGGGCGATGTGTGCTGCTTCCAGATGGGGTTGAAGAAACACGCTTTTCTCAATTGGTAACTAAGTTGAGAGAGGGGAAATATGATGTCGCCGTATGCTACGATACGGGGCGCTATTGGAAGTTTCTCCTGGCCGCAGCCTGTGCGGGAATCCCAACCCGTGTCGGTTACACGCATAAAGGCTTCTCGGGATTGGTCACGTATCCGATCCAAATCCATTGGCCACAGGCCTTTTCAGCCTATTTCCGCGATCTGGTCTCTCAACTCGCGGAGGTTTCCGTGGCTCGAGACCTTCGCCCCCGCCTTTCATCGTCGATGGAGAGCAGGGCAGTCGCCACCCGTTTTTGGGAGGAAAAAGGGTTGTCTGAAAAAAAGAGGGTCTTGGCCTGCGCTTTCTTTACCCGACAGAAAAATGCCGGCGAACGTTTTGCCGATTTCGCCGAAGTGGCGCGACGAGTGCAGGCGCGCACCGGCATTTCTCTTTGCTTTCTGGCTTCGGCTTCGGAACGGGAGGAATTGGAGTTTCAGATGCGAAAAGAATCGTTGTCAGGGATCATCGCTGCAGGAGAACTGGGGCTCCTCGCTGCAGGGGCTTTGCTGCAAGGGTGTTCGGCTCTTTTGGCTACCGATTCAGGTGTGCGTCATCTCGGTAACGCCGCCGGAATCCCTGTCGTATTTCTAAGGAATCTCGGGAGCCATCGAATCGAGACCGGAGCCTACTCCGATACGGAGATCGATGCGACTCGCACCGACGGCACCGGCCTGGATATCGAAAATGCAGAGCGCGTGCTTTGCGAGATCATGGAGGCGGGAAAAGTATCGTGA
- a CDS encoding glycosyltransferase family 9 protein: protein MIRALSQGGYAVDILFPAAFLDLFASNPHIEKAMPLDISWRSRVLRLAATLREGKYDLLLLPNASPWQVTLAGLLSGIPKRMAMWGGIWGRLAGYRCLRSGIESAPRPYAEILLDMARALDIPIGHAKPEIFSTHKRKSLGGSLRVGIHLGAGGSACNLAPSAYAELASFILTETDWEIVLTGTKDEQRLLETWPHTLRSSIRVRNVMGGALEDLCREITSLDLLIISSTGPLHIAAALEVPTLSPFCSRPGLSPLVWGNQNENGSALVSPLDLCRCVGSGCYCDFSGKITPRDLFDHARSILG from the coding sequence TTGATCCGCGCCCTTTCCCAAGGTGGATATGCTGTTGATATTCTTTTTCCGGCAGCCTTTTTGGATCTATTTGCATCCAATCCCCATATCGAAAAGGCAATGCCTCTCGATATTTCCTGGAGGAGTCGGGTGTTGCGTCTGGCTGCCACCTTACGTGAAGGAAAATACGATCTCCTACTCTTGCCGAACGCGTCGCCTTGGCAGGTGACTCTTGCCGGATTGCTGTCGGGAATTCCAAAGCGAATGGCGATGTGGGGAGGCATCTGGGGGCGTCTTGCCGGTTATCGTTGCCTAAGATCGGGTATCGAAAGTGCCCCCAGGCCCTATGCGGAAATTCTTCTCGATATGGCACGAGCATTGGATATTCCGATCGGCCATGCGAAACCCGAAATTTTCTCCACTCACAAAAGGAAATCCCTCGGCGGCTCTTTGCGTGTCGGAATCCATCTGGGAGCAGGAGGGAGCGCCTGCAATCTGGCGCCTTCAGCTTATGCCGAGCTCGCCTCTTTTATTTTGACCGAAACCGATTGGGAAATTGTGCTTACCGGCACCAAGGACGAGCAGCGATTGTTGGAGACTTGGCCACACACGCTTCGCTCTTCGATTCGGGTGCGAAATGTCATGGGAGGAGCGCTCGAGGATTTGTGCCGGGAAATCACCTCATTGGATTTGCTGATCATCTCATCGACGGGACCTCTCCATATTGCAGCCGCTCTGGAAGTGCCGACGCTGAGTCCCTTTTGTTCCCGCCCCGGATTGAGCCCTTTGGTGTGGGGAAATCAAAACGAGAATGGATCGGCCCTTGTCTCGCCGCTCGATCTGTGTCGGTGTGTCGGGAGCGGATGCTATTGTGATTTTTCAGGGAAAATCACCCCGCGTGATCTTTTTGACCATGCCCGATCGATCCTGGGTTGA
- a CDS encoding glycosyltransferase family 9 protein — translation MNTSSERSNFAQRGAKGAAGRFTWLFFFPQPIRFFLVRFGVDLWHASQFVLFLLVDALLLVFVRKGDSGAVLLVKMGELGDYVLFRNFLKSVRDHPAYKGRKIVLCANIHLRSLAEALDREWVDAFVWVDFRAFTANPFTRFRTLRRLKLLGAAVTLNPVYLRSLVGSDALVRASCANERIGFASQPAVPIWSEKTGKILWNPRWHQAIGDRFYTRLLPNPSPLFDFEINRIFFESVLTGTLLPRRPFLVPAPVEVPLPTGPFAVLLPGAGERFREWPVENFSAVARHLRERYHLAIVVTGTGADRAKAERIALSEDSLLDLTGKLSLLQLAVLLSRAAIVIANDSGGIHLAAALGRPGVGIATRSGLVHFHPYPPAVGHTIRFAYPRSLQEAISPEAYLAAHEHLPHLFASEVEVSAVIREVDECLQDFSGA, via the coding sequence ATGAATACTTCTTCCGAGCGGTCTAATTTCGCCCAAAGAGGGGCGAAGGGTGCTGCAGGACGTTTTACCTGGCTGTTCTTTTTTCCCCAGCCGATTCGCTTTTTCCTCGTCCGCTTTGGGGTGGATCTGTGGCATGCCAGCCAATTTGTTCTTTTTCTTTTAGTCGATGCCTTGCTTCTCGTTTTTGTTCGGAAGGGAGATTCGGGTGCCGTTCTTCTCGTTAAAATGGGCGAACTGGGTGATTACGTTCTGTTTCGCAACTTTCTAAAAAGCGTCCGAGATCATCCCGCTTATAAAGGAAGGAAGATCGTCCTTTGTGCCAACATTCATCTCAGAAGCCTTGCAGAAGCTCTCGATAGAGAATGGGTGGACGCATTTGTATGGGTTGATTTCAGAGCCTTTACGGCCAATCCGTTCACTCGCTTCCGGACCCTCCGCCGTTTGAAGCTCCTGGGTGCGGCAGTGACTCTCAACCCCGTTTACTTGAGAAGCCTTGTGGGATCGGACGCTCTTGTTCGTGCAAGTTGTGCAAATGAACGAATCGGCTTTGCTTCTCAACCAGCTGTCCCGATATGGAGCGAGAAAACGGGTAAAATTCTTTGGAATCCGCGATGGCATCAGGCGATCGGCGATCGCTTCTACACTCGATTGCTTCCAAATCCGTCTCCTCTCTTCGACTTTGAAATAAACCGAATCTTCTTTGAAAGCGTGTTAACGGGAACGCTGCTGCCCAGGCGTCCCTTCCTGGTGCCGGCTCCCGTCGAGGTTCCTTTACCGACGGGCCCTTTTGCCGTTCTTTTGCCTGGGGCGGGCGAGCGATTTCGAGAGTGGCCGGTCGAGAATTTCAGCGCGGTTGCCCGTCACCTGCGTGAACGTTATCATCTAGCCATTGTCGTGACAGGAACAGGCGCGGACCGCGCGAAAGCCGAGAGAATCGCCCTTTCGGAGGACTCCCTGCTGGATTTGACAGGCAAGCTATCTCTCCTTCAGCTTGCGGTGCTGCTTTCACGAGCTGCCATCGTCATCGCCAATGATTCGGGCGGCATTCATTTGGCCGCCGCCCTAGGTCGACCCGGCGTGGGTATCGCCACGAGATCTGGTCTGGTCCATTTCCATCCCTATCCGCCAGCGGTGGGCCATACTATCCGTTTCGCCTATCCTCGTTCGTTGCAGGAAGCAATCTCGCCCGAAGCCTACCTCGCGGCGCATGAACATCTTCCCCATCTCTTTGCATCCGAGGTTGAAGTTTCAGCTGTCATTCGAGAGGTTGACGAATGCCTCCAAGATTTTTCAGGCGCTTAA
- the wzx gene encoding O-unit flippase-like protein, whose amino-acid sequence MNIRRFYFQMIVMSEPTYPLPRGSDNSKQLLHRLSTRIAQSASAWSLAATFFRVGALLFVLPFIIRTLQPEVLGLWYVFLSVGSLTGLLDLGFNPTMTRAVAYVWGGAQELQPEGLKTIEGETGKDRAMGLPPNFALLSRLTSTMSFYYRILAGITLLAMLTLGSWWIWHQTESLHARTSLRGAWIIFSLSTALNMSGSLWPALLSGINGVRQAQQLYVLSLAANYGVIAIGLACHLGLWSLVLGQLLLGLIQRQGGRLWFRALTQEGMVGVPSFAGVDRALLQTLWPMSWRNGLVSLAGYAILNANTLICSAFLGLAQTASYGLSMQVSAFIASVSLIGVQVKFPLIHQLRAQNRLDDIARLFSGRMRLMVALYLAGALSALFLGGSILSAIGTKTPLLPTPLLGTLLFFYFLEMHYHQYGTLIVSENTMPILIPFLLTGIGVVAASLLLAPHFGMWGLILAFGIVPLCFNDWWIVLRGIRGLNWRAAAYLKLFFQITR is encoded by the coding sequence TTGAACATCCGTCGCTTCTATTTTCAAATGATCGTTATGAGCGAGCCCACTTACCCGCTCCCTCGCGGCTCCGATAATAGCAAACAGCTTTTGCATAGACTTTCCACGCGCATCGCGCAGTCAGCATCTGCATGGAGTCTTGCTGCAACGTTCTTTCGGGTAGGGGCGCTTCTATTCGTTCTTCCCTTTATCATTCGGACACTCCAGCCCGAAGTGCTTGGACTTTGGTATGTTTTCCTCTCAGTCGGATCACTGACAGGACTTCTTGATCTCGGCTTCAATCCGACGATGACGAGGGCCGTCGCCTATGTATGGGGCGGTGCCCAAGAACTTCAGCCGGAGGGACTCAAGACGATTGAGGGCGAAACCGGAAAAGATAGAGCCATGGGCTTGCCTCCGAATTTCGCGTTGCTCTCGCGACTTACTTCAACCATGTCTTTCTACTACCGCATTTTGGCCGGTATTACGCTGCTGGCAATGCTTACCTTGGGAAGTTGGTGGATCTGGCATCAGACAGAAAGCCTTCATGCCCGAACCTCTCTGAGGGGGGCATGGATTATCTTTTCCCTGTCGACGGCATTGAACATGTCCGGATCGCTTTGGCCCGCACTTCTTTCAGGCATTAACGGCGTTCGTCAGGCCCAGCAACTGTATGTCTTGTCGCTGGCAGCAAACTATGGAGTCATCGCCATCGGGCTGGCATGTCATCTAGGTCTCTGGTCCCTTGTGCTGGGCCAGCTTCTTTTAGGACTGATTCAGCGCCAAGGAGGGCGGCTTTGGTTCCGGGCCCTGACCCAGGAAGGAATGGTCGGGGTGCCTTCTTTTGCCGGGGTGGACCGCGCGTTGCTGCAAACGTTGTGGCCGATGTCGTGGCGCAACGGCTTAGTGAGCCTTGCTGGATATGCAATCCTTAATGCCAACACGCTGATCTGCAGCGCCTTCCTGGGACTGGCTCAGACAGCCTCTTACGGACTATCAATGCAGGTGTCCGCCTTCATCGCTTCCGTCAGCCTCATTGGAGTTCAAGTAAAGTTTCCCCTGATCCATCAACTCCGCGCTCAAAACCGCCTCGACGACATCGCGCGGCTTTTTTCTGGCAGGATGCGTTTGATGGTCGCTCTCTATCTAGCGGGCGCGCTATCCGCCTTGTTCCTAGGAGGGTCGATCCTCTCAGCTATCGGAACAAAGACTCCCCTACTCCCTACGCCTCTTTTGGGAACACTCCTTTTCTTTTATTTTCTCGAAATGCACTACCATCAGTATGGCACTCTGATCGTATCCGAGAACACGATGCCGATTTTGATCCCGTTTCTCTTGACCGGAATCGGCGTCGTAGCGGCCAGCCTTCTGCTTGCACCCCATTTTGGCATGTGGGGATTAATATTGGCATTCGGCATCGTCCCCCTTTGCTTCAATGATTGGTGGATTGTTCTTCGCGGAATTCGAGGGTTAAATTGGCGCGCCGCGGCGTACTTGAAACTCTTCTTTCAAATCACACGCTAA
- a CDS encoding exosortase/archaeosortase family protein gives MKDRFLVFCKTPWMAAFQVAIAFLGLYFFLPYLVGYSAQRDTVFRSIWSGAWVYDQGEWRYCFFVPVIVFWMVWSRREGWAGFVPVPARSAVWLSMLGASLGLYWIGYVVGVSYVGDLSFHLFIGAMILGFLGVEAFRRLLSPWLFLLFVYPMPFLDNMVAFPLRMVMTSVAHVVLSLMGLANVQVGTAILSAPKPFQGIGMGEVFSIDVADPCSGIRSLFALLMMAALYGYFTLPGGWRRGALVALAVPLALIGNVVRIVLLVFGVLIGGAPFAIGTLEQPSMFHEGVGLAVYGVALGGLVLSAGLLDRVGRRKKGGKPSDPAPTPAPDQGNPTA, from the coding sequence ATGAAAGATCGATTTCTAGTGTTTTGCAAAACTCCGTGGATGGCGGCCTTTCAGGTGGCGATCGCCTTTTTAGGGCTGTATTTCTTTCTTCCCTATCTCGTCGGGTACAGTGCCCAACGAGATACCGTCTTCCGGAGCATCTGGAGCGGGGCTTGGGTCTATGATCAGGGGGAGTGGCGGTATTGCTTCTTTGTTCCGGTGATCGTTTTCTGGATGGTCTGGTCGAGGCGTGAGGGGTGGGCGGGGTTTGTTCCGGTGCCGGCGCGGTCGGCGGTTTGGCTTTCGATGCTGGGGGCCTCTCTCGGGCTTTACTGGATCGGCTATGTGGTCGGCGTGAGTTATGTGGGGGATCTTTCCTTCCATCTGTTCATCGGGGCGATGATTCTCGGTTTCCTGGGGGTGGAAGCGTTCCGGCGGTTGCTCTCTCCCTGGCTGTTCCTCCTGTTCGTCTATCCGATGCCGTTCCTCGACAACATGGTGGCGTTTCCGCTGCGGATGGTGATGACGAGCGTCGCCCACGTGGTCCTCTCGCTCATGGGGCTGGCCAATGTCCAGGTGGGAACGGCGATTCTTTCGGCGCCGAAGCCTTTTCAGGGGATCGGCATGGGGGAGGTCTTCAGCATCGACGTGGCCGATCCGTGCAGTGGGATTCGCTCGCTCTTCGCGCTGTTGATGATGGCGGCCCTGTATGGATATTTCACGTTGCCGGGCGGCTGGCGACGGGGGGCGTTGGTGGCGCTGGCGGTGCCGCTGGCCCTGATCGGGAATGTGGTGCGGATCGTCCTCCTGGTGTTCGGGGTCCTGATCGGCGGCGCTCCGTTCGCCATCGGAACGCTCGAGCAGCCCTCGATGTTCCATGAGGGGGTCGGTCTGGCGGTCTATGGGGTGGCGTTGGGAGGCCTGGTTCTTTCCGCCGGATTGCTCGATCGGGTGGGACGCCGGAAAAAAGGAGGGAAGCCGTCCGATCCCGCGCCGACTCCGGCACCCGATCAAGGGAATCCGACGGCGTGA
- a CDS encoding tyrosine recombinase XerC, whose amino-acid sequence MKDREPSPPAHSDAPPDPLVVRFLSHLRDPKNASENTIRNYGRALREFRETMRIADWVAVRPDACRAWLYRLTREGKHRPASIRLRFAALRSFFTWAQRERLVPENPAKGIPLPKLPRRLPLFLTTDQIARLLAAPREKWVALRKQAEAGGRKRPGRAWEEWQEARDTAWLELFYGAGLRIGELTTLDVVRYDRASGVVRVVGKGRKERLCPVGEVAAEAIDRYLRLRPFAEETHPRLFLSARGAALTPRAIQLALKEFLMIAGLDPKLTPHKLRHTFATHLLDYGADLRSVQELLGHAQATTTQIYTSVSTERMKKAYRKAHPRA is encoded by the coding sequence GTGAAGGATCGGGAGCCCAGTCCGCCGGCGCATTCCGATGCCCCTCCTGACCCGCTGGTCGTCCGGTTCCTCTCCCACCTGCGCGATCCGAAGAACGCCTCGGAGAACACGATCCGCAATTACGGGCGCGCCCTTCGCGAGTTCCGCGAGACGATGCGGATTGCCGATTGGGTCGCGGTCCGTCCCGATGCCTGCCGGGCCTGGCTTTACCGGCTCACCCGGGAGGGGAAGCATCGCCCCGCCTCGATCCGTCTCCGCTTCGCGGCCCTACGCTCCTTTTTCACCTGGGCGCAGCGGGAGCGCCTGGTCCCGGAGAATCCGGCCAAGGGCATCCCCCTTCCGAAGCTGCCGCGCCGCCTGCCGCTCTTCCTGACGACCGACCAGATCGCCCGCCTCCTCGCCGCGCCGAGGGAGAAGTGGGTGGCCTTGCGGAAGCAGGCCGAGGCCGGTGGGAGGAAGCGCCCGGGCCGGGCCTGGGAGGAATGGCAGGAGGCGCGGGACACGGCGTGGCTGGAACTCTTCTACGGCGCGGGGCTCCGCATCGGCGAGTTGACGACGCTCGACGTCGTCCGTTACGACCGGGCCAGCGGCGTCGTCCGGGTCGTCGGCAAGGGACGGAAGGAGCGCCTCTGTCCCGTCGGCGAGGTGGCGGCGGAGGCGATCGACCGCTACCTCCGTCTGCGGCCCTTCGCGGAGGAGACCCATCCCCGGCTCTTCCTCTCGGCCCGGGGCGCGGCGCTGACTCCCCGCGCGATCCAGCTGGCCCTGAAGGAATTCCTGATGATCGCGGGACTCGATCCGAAGCTTACCCCGCACAAGCTCCGCCACACCTTCGCCACCCATCTCCTCGACTACGGCGCCGATCTGCGCAGCGTCCAGGAGCTCCTCGGTCATGCCCAGGCGACGACGACCCAGATCTACACCTCCGTCTCGACGGAGCGGATGAAGAAGGCCTACCGCAAGGCCCATCCCCGGGCCTGA
- a CDS encoding paraquat-inducible protein A: protein MATVSAWSIIAHSQASTHAIEQILKLHNLQNEGSQALDQYTKHHPILGTFLASPARHTFELPTSEESSAALNSEVPHLVKTVGHEASAAAWWSCFFLNASLLYAIAVILLERSFTARWVLASLTGISVVFFMIGILAPAMIIWTAPSIPIEAGHLKFVLQHEVRGIAVIIRELFTSGHWVIGGFLFLFSILTPLTKAGLSFFVTASPSRELNRKIGHILHSIGKWSMADVFVAGVLLALYALKSQEATRSIPCIGLAYFIGYCLLSMTTAELLTHSEAAGGEFPEEKKLEKKGSPRLAIVLAIVAVCFAAGSISYTFAQYPLENMGGKTQKPGIGLPQKLREADLTRPASK from the coding sequence ATGGCAACGGTCTCCGCGTGGAGCATCATCGCCCATTCCCAGGCTTCGACCCACGCCATCGAGCAGATCCTGAAGCTCCACAACCTCCAGAACGAGGGCTCGCAGGCGCTCGACCAATATACCAAGCATCATCCGATCCTGGGCACCTTCCTCGCCTCCCCGGCGCGGCACACCTTCGAGTTGCCCACCTCGGAGGAATCGTCGGCGGCGCTCAATTCAGAGGTGCCCCACCTCGTGAAGACCGTCGGGCACGAGGCTTCCGCGGCGGCCTGGTGGTCGTGCTTCTTCCTGAACGCCAGCCTGCTCTATGCCATCGCGGTGATCCTCCTGGAACGGAGCTTCACGGCCCGCTGGGTCCTCGCCTCGCTGACCGGGATCTCCGTCGTCTTCTTCATGATCGGCATCCTCGCTCCCGCCATGATCATCTGGACGGCCCCGAGCATCCCGATCGAGGCGGGCCATCTGAAGTTCGTCCTCCAGCACGAGGTGCGGGGGATCGCCGTCATCATCCGGGAGCTCTTCACCTCAGGCCACTGGGTGATCGGCGGATTCCTCTTCCTCTTCAGCATCCTGACGCCCCTCACCAAGGCAGGCCTCAGCTTCTTCGTGACCGCCTCTCCCTCGAGGGAGCTGAACCGGAAGATCGGCCACATCCTCCACTCGATCGGCAAATGGTCGATGGCCGATGTCTTCGTCGCGGGCGTCCTGCTGGCCCTTTATGCGTTGAAGTCCCAGGAAGCGACCCGCTCGATCCCCTGCATCGGCCTTGCCTACTTCATCGGATATTGCCTGCTGAGCATGACGACGGCCGAGCTGCTGACCCATTCCGAGGCCGCCGGGGGGGAGTTTCCCGAAGAAAAGAAACTGGAAAAAAAGGGGAGCCCTCGTCTCGCGATCGTCCTGGCAATCGTGGCGGTCTGCTTCGCCGCCGGATCGATCTCCTACACCTTCGCCCAGTATCCGCTGGAGAACATGGGGGGTAAGACGCAAAAGCCCGGGATCGGGCTGCCGCAGAAGCTGCGGGAAGCCGACCTCACCCGGCCCGCCTCCAAATAG
- a CDS encoding DUF3857 domain-containing protein codes for MRGRFERILGLAILLPLMAAPDLLRAESRALVVAGLSGGGSDQELLQSLAQKTKQGLVQRGFADANVVVLGISEKEKANRAAVLAALGAARSLKPGDEFWLVLLGHGGRDAEGGPLFQLSGPRLAAADLKGALDAIPARQFVFVGSEESGGYASLLLQPNRTVLTATRGEGEVNQPRFPEAWVASLLEGPGDPPAAIAARASEKVEQYYAQNQLARGEHARLGDAASGKILEAPFGVDGTAKSAQADARPGADGPTRLITASDIEIPIRDPNAEWETHSPTAENKNLIAAAAKAPNPEGYAAVMLEKRLAYSVDADRTTERVYFHRVYLAREEGVEAWSNYLLPQAPPATTTKLQVARVIEPDGSSIVFNPAKLPAASDCSSGLCGAQTVVYLPQVRAGCVVEIGYKTRELLDATLPEFSAEIPLQENAPVLKTTLVVRVPEKQPFQVRLNNLPGPPSNPEAQNGWKTTSWALGPLEPLSPLPFDPPRREFAVWLGLTSFRSWDDFALWYRRLAQGSDVIDETVRKKAKELAASAPDRAGRIKAAYSFVSALRYVAVEIGVQGFRPRTPATVLANRYGDCKDKANLLSALLTCMDIEAYPALVNRGSSTDVTFPSWQFNHAICFVPKPKRAEAGQADDLWLDATDGIAPFGIPAPGDVARSALVFYKDVAKFQTVTLPPGAASASGSVEEWDLRDNGTDGWTGTVKSTPSGLTDYERRAGLRGATPRQRRNVVASIFSEPFPGGDFSTFTWGNPDDLSTPMVLQAAVTLSAAPGHLPAAGAGHWLAAFAEADRERPMLLNDGQPLRFRQVIRYHFAQPREGTPPAPFSVQAGGEALSVTWTLRDAKTWEREAVLDLRQTRIAPADYRSIRRALKDWAVALQPL; via the coding sequence ATGAGAGGACGTTTTGAGCGGATCCTGGGGCTCGCGATTCTCTTGCCGCTGATGGCGGCTCCCGACCTTCTCCGGGCCGAATCTCGGGCGCTCGTCGTCGCCGGTCTTTCGGGTGGGGGAAGCGACCAGGAGCTCCTTCAATCCCTCGCGCAAAAGACGAAGCAGGGTCTCGTCCAGCGCGGTTTTGCCGATGCCAACGTCGTCGTCCTCGGCATATCAGAAAAGGAAAAGGCGAACCGCGCCGCCGTCCTCGCCGCCCTGGGTGCGGCCCGCTCCCTGAAGCCCGGCGACGAGTTCTGGCTTGTCCTCCTCGGCCATGGCGGGCGCGACGCCGAGGGCGGTCCGCTCTTCCAGCTCTCCGGCCCCCGCCTCGCCGCCGCCGACCTGAAGGGCGCCCTCGATGCGATTCCGGCGCGGCAGTTCGTCTTCGTCGGGAGCGAGGAGAGCGGCGGCTACGCCTCCCTCCTCCTCCAGCCCAATCGGACCGTCCTCACCGCCACGCGGGGGGAAGGGGAGGTGAACCAGCCCCGCTTCCCCGAAGCCTGGGTCGCCTCGCTCCTGGAGGGGCCGGGCGATCCGCCCGCCGCGATCGCCGCCCGGGCCTCGGAGAAGGTCGAGCAATACTACGCGCAGAACCAGCTGGCCCGGGGTGAGCACGCCCGCCTCGGCGATGCGGCGAGCGGGAAAATCCTGGAGGCTCCATTCGGTGTCGACGGAACGGCGAAGTCGGCGCAGGCCGACGCGCGGCCCGGGGCCGACGGGCCGACCCGGCTGATCACCGCTTCCGACATCGAGATCCCGATCCGCGATCCGAACGCCGAGTGGGAGACCCACTCCCCGACCGCCGAGAACAAGAATCTGATCGCCGCCGCCGCCAAGGCCCCGAATCCCGAAGGCTACGCCGCCGTGATGCTGGAGAAGCGGCTCGCCTATTCGGTCGATGCCGACCGGACGACGGAGCGGGTCTACTTCCACCGCGTCTACCTCGCCCGCGAGGAAGGGGTCGAGGCCTGGTCGAATTACCTCCTCCCCCAGGCCCCGCCCGCGACGACGACGAAGCTCCAGGTCGCCCGGGTGATCGAACCCGACGGCTCCTCGATCGTCTTCAATCCCGCCAAGCTGCCCGCGGCGAGCGATTGCTCCTCCGGCCTCTGCGGGGCGCAGACCGTCGTCTACCTCCCGCAGGTCCGCGCTGGCTGCGTCGTCGAGATCGGGTACAAGACCCGGGAACTGCTCGACGCGACGCTCCCGGAGTTCAGCGCCGAGATCCCGCTCCAGGAAAACGCCCCCGTCCTGAAGACGACCCTCGTCGTCCGCGTCCCCGAGAAGCAGCCGTTTCAGGTCCGCCTGAACAACCTCCCCGGCCCGCCCTCCAATCCCGAGGCCCAAAACGGTTGGAAGACGACGTCGTGGGCCCTGGGGCCGCTCGAGCCGCTCTCCCCCCTCCCGTTCGATCCGCCCCGCCGCGAGTTCGCCGTCTGGCTCGGCCTCACCTCGTTCCGCTCGTGGGACGACTTCGCCCTCTGGTACCGTCGGCTGGCGCAGGGTTCCGACGTCATCGACGAGACGGTCCGGAAGAAGGCGAAAGAACTCGCCGCCTCCGCTCCCGACCGCGCGGGCCGGATCAAGGCCGCTTACAGCTTCGTCTCCGCGCTCCGCTACGTGGCGGTCGAGATCGGCGTCCAGGGCTTCCGCCCCCGCACCCCCGCCACCGTCCTCGCGAACCGCTACGGCGATTGCAAGGACAAGGCGAACCTCCTCTCCGCCCTCCTCACCTGCATGGATATCGAGGCCTATCCGGCCCTCGTCAACCGGGGCTCCTCGACCGACGTCACCTTCCCCTCGTGGCAGTTCAATCACGCGATCTGCTTCGTCCCGAAGCCGAAGCGGGCCGAGGCCGGGCAGGCGGACGACCTCTGGCTCGACGCCACTGACGGCATCGCTCCGTTCGGGATTCCCGCCCCCGGCGATGTCGCTCGCTCCGCCCTCGTCTTCTACAAGGATGTGGCGAAGTTCCAGACCGTGACCCTCCCTCCCGGGGCCGCCTCGGCGAGCGGGAGCGTCGAGGAATGGGACCTCCGCGACAACGGCACCGACGGCTGGACCGGCACCGTGAAGTCGACCCCCTCCGGCCTGACCGATTACGAGCGCCGGGCCGGGCTGCGCGGGGCGACGCCCCGGCAGCGGCGGAACGTCGTCGCCTCGATCTTCTCGGAGCCCTTCCCGGGTGGCGACTTCTCCACCTTCACCTGGGGGAACCCCGACGATCTCTCGACGCCCATGGTCCTTCAGGCGGCGGTGACGTTGTCTGCCGCTCCAGGGCATCTCCCTGCGGCCGGGGCGGGCCATTGGCTCGCCGCCTTCGCCGAGGCCGACCGGGAGCGGCCCATGCTCCTCAACGACGGCCAGCCGCTCCGTTTCCGCCAGGTCATCCGCTACCACTTCGCCCAGCCCCGGGAGGGAACTCCTCCCGCGCCGTTCTCCGTCCAGGCGGGCGGGGAGGCCCTCTCCGTCACCTGGACCCTCCGCGATGCGAAGACCTGGGAGCGCGAGGCCGTCCTCGACCTCCGGCAAACCCGCATCGCCCCCGCCGATTACCGCTCCATCCGCCGCGCCTTGAAGGACTGGGCTGTCGCTCTCCAACCCCTTTGA